In Homo sapiens chromosome 11, GRCh38.p14 Primary Assembly, one DNA window encodes the following:
- the PRPF19 gene encoding pre-mRNA-processing factor 19, with translation MSLICSISNEVPEHPCVSPVSNHVYERRLIEKYIAENGTDPINNQPLSEEQLIDIKVAHPIRPKPPSATSIPAILKALQDEWDAVMLHSFTLRQQLQTTRQELSHALYQHDAACRVIARLTKEVTAAREALATLKPQAGLIVPQAVPSSQPSVVGAGEPMDLGELVGMTPEIIQKLQDKATVLTTERKKRGKTVPEELVKPEELSKYRQVASHVGLHSASIPGILALDLCPSDTNKILTGGADKNVVVFDKSSEQILATLKGHTKKVTSVVFHPSQDLVFSASPDATIRIWSVPNASCVQVVRAHESAVTGLSLHATGDYLLSSSDDQYWAFSDIQTGRVLTKVTDETSGCSLTCAQFHPDGLIFGTGTMDSQIKIWDLKERTNVANFPGHSGPITSIAFSENGYYLATAADDSSVKLWDLRKLKNFKTLQLDNNFEVKSLIFDQSGTYLALGGTDVQIYICKQWTEILHFTEHSGLTTGVAFGHHAKFIASTGMDRSLKFYSL, from the exons ATGTCCCTAATCTGCTCCA TCTCTAACGAAGTGCCGGAGCACCCATGTGTATCCCCTGTCTCTAATCATGTTTATGAGCGGCGGCTCATCGAGAAGTACATTGCGGAGAATGGTACCGACCCCATCAACAACCAGCCTCTCTCCGAGGAGCAGCTCATCGACATCAAAG TTGCTCACCCAATCCGGCCCAAGCCTCCCTCAGCCACCAGCATCCCGGCCATTCTGAAAGCTTTGCAGGATGAGTGG GATGCAGTCATGCTGCACAGCTTCACTCTGCGCCAGCAGCTGCAGACAACCCGCCAAGAGCTGTCACACGCTCTGTACCAGCACGATGCCGCCTGCCGTGTCATTGCCCGTCTCACCAAGGAAGTCACTGCTGCCCGAGAAG CTCTGGCTACCCTGAAACCACAGGCTGGCCTCATTGTGCCCCAGGCTGTGCCAAGTTCCCAACCAAGTGTTGTG GGTGCGGGTGAGCCAATGGATTTGGGTGAGCTGGTGGGAATGACCCCAGAGATTATTCAGAAG CTTCAAGACAAAGCCACTGTGCTAACCACGGAGCGCAAGAAG agAGGGAAGACTGTGCCTGAGGAGCTGGTGAAGCCAGAAGAGCTCAGCAAATACCGGCAGGTGGCATCCCACGTG GGGTTGCACAGTGCCAGCATTCCTGGGATCCTGGCCCTGGACCTCTGCCCGTCCGACACCAACAAGATCCTCACTG GTGGGGCGGATAAAAATGTCGTTGTGTTTGACAAAAGTTCTGAACAAATCCTGGCTACCCTCAAAGGCCATACCAAGAAGGTCACCAGCGTGGTGTTTCACCCTTCCCAG GACCTGGTGTTTTCTGCTTCCCCCGATGCCACTATCAGGATTTGGTCGGTCCCCAATGCCTCTTGTGTACAGGTGGTTCGGGCCCATGAGAGTGCTGTGACAGGCCTCAGCCTTCATGCCACTGGCGACTATCTCCTGAGCTCCTCCGATGATCAG tactGGGCTTTCTCTGACATCCAGACAGGGCGTGTGCTCACCAAGGTGACAGATGAGACCTCCGGCTGCT CTCTCACCTGTGCACAGTTCCACCCTGACGGACTCATCTTTGGAACAGGAACCATGGACTCTCAGATCAAGATCTGGGACTTGAAG GAACGTACTAATGTGGCCAACTTCCCTGGCCACTCGGGCCCCATCACTAGCATCGCCTTCTCTGAGAATGGTTACTACCTGGCTACAGCGGCTGATGACTCCTCTGTCAAGCTCTGGGATCTGCGCAAGCTTAAGAACTTTAAGACTTTGCAGCTGGATAACAACTTTGAG GTAAAGTCACTGATCTTTGACCAGAGTGGTACCTACCTGGCTCTTGGGGGCACGGATGTCCAGATCTACATCTGCAAACAATGGACGGAGATTCTTCACTTTACAG AGCATAGCGGCCTGACCACAGGGGTGGCCTTCGGGCATCACGCCAAGTTCATCGCTTCAACAGGCATGGACAGAAGCCTCAAGTTCTACAGCCTGTAG